A section of the Clostridium felsineum DSM 794 genome encodes:
- a CDS encoding DUF881 domain-containing protein: MKNNEASVFIFIASVFLGVLISSNMSFANKSKKVVYLSSKQYEDAYRKKSALLNEINDINKQYVDLKNNIKDYDKASEDFNSTRNQMQNELILNKIQLGTVDVIGRGVDITLDDSGNQISASSEDANFREVRTIYQVIHDFDMRGVINDLKCAGAEAISINGQRIVANTEIYCNAEFLLINGVKISTPFNIKAIGNIDKLKTYMLSSENHMQNLKRRSIYVKLKTSKDIKIPAFKGELRHSKIK; this comes from the coding sequence ATGAAAAACAATGAAGCTTCAGTTTTTATATTTATTGCTTCAGTTTTTTTAGGTGTTCTTATATCATCAAATATGAGTTTTGCAAATAAATCAAAGAAGGTAGTTTACTTAAGTTCAAAACAGTATGAGGATGCGTATAGAAAAAAAAGTGCACTTTTAAATGAGATAAATGATATAAATAAACAATATGTTGATTTAAAAAATAACATAAAAGATTATGATAAGGCAAGTGAAGACTTTAATAGCACAAGGAATCAAATGCAAAATGAACTTATTTTAAATAAGATACAACTTGGTACAGTAGATGTAATAGGTCGTGGAGTAGACATAACACTAGATGATAGTGGAAATCAAATTTCAGCTAGTAGTGAGGATGCTAATTTTAGAGAAGTAAGAACTATATATCAGGTTATTCATGATTTTGATATGAGAGGTGTAATTAATGATCTTAAATGTGCTGGCGCAGAGGCTATTTCTATAAATGGACAGAGAATTGTAGCTAATACTGAAATATATTGTAATGCTGAGTTTTTACTTATAAATGGTGTTAAGATTAGCACACCGTTTAATATAAAGGCTATAGGTAATATAGATAAATTAAAAACTTATATGTTATCTAGTGAAAATCATATGCAGAATTTAAAAAGAAGAAGTATTTATGTAAAGCTAAAAACTTCCAAAGATATTAAAATTCCGGCATTTAAAGGTGAGCTAAGACATTCTAAAATCAAATGA
- a CDS encoding YggS family pyridoxal phosphate-dependent enzyme: MGITSNLKNVREKIPKEVTLVAVSKTKPIEDVKEAYNEGVRDFGENKVQELVKKYDEIANDVRWHLIGHLQVNKVKYIVGKVFLIHSLDSIKLLKEIEKRYTNEGLKADVLIEINIGREENKTGILEEDLKFLLDECEKCSSVNVKGLMAVIPIGDETSNRFYFRKMKDIFDDLKHKNIKNIEMKYLSMGMTHDYEIAISEGANIVRVGEGIFGKRNYNKE; the protein is encoded by the coding sequence TTGGGTATAACTTCTAATCTAAAGAACGTAAGAGAAAAGATTCCAAAAGAGGTTACTCTTGTGGCTGTATCAAAAACTAAACCCATTGAAGATGTCAAAGAGGCATATAATGAAGGTGTCAGAGATTTTGGAGAAAATAAGGTTCAAGAACTTGTAAAAAAGTATGATGAAATTGCAAATGATGTACGATGGCACTTAATAGGTCATCTTCAAGTTAATAAAGTTAAGTACATAGTGGGAAAGGTTTTTTTAATACATTCTCTTGATAGTATAAAACTTTTAAAGGAAATAGAAAAACGTTATACCAATGAAGGTCTAAAAGCCGATGTTCTTATAGAAATAAATATAGGAAGAGAGGAAAATAAAACCGGAATTTTAGAAGAAGATTTAAAATTCTTATTAGATGAATGTGAGAAATGTAGTAGTGTAAATGTAAAGGGATTGATGGCAGTAATACCTATAGGTGATGAAACTAGCAATAGATTTTATTTTAGAAAGATGAAAGATATTTTTGATGATTTAAAACATAAAAATATAAAAAATATTGAAATGAAGTATTTGTCTATGGGGATGACTCATGATTATGAGATTGCTATATCAGAGGGTGCTAATATTGTCAGAGTAGGAGAAGGCATATTTGGCAAAAGAAATTACAACAAAGAATAA
- a CDS encoding cell division protein SepF, whose protein sequence is MANKVLNKVMGIIGLNDEDFDEYEDEVIEQEAAVKENNYDYDEKVNNKSNNNKVVNIHTASSVKVVIVKPKDYDEATQICDDLKNRKIVVVNVTELEPKTAQRLLDFMGGASYVLNGELLEVDKGVYLLSPSNVDISRDLKNDLASKSIFNWSK, encoded by the coding sequence ATGGCAAATAAAGTTTTAAACAAAGTGATGGGAATAATAGGTCTTAATGATGAGGACTTTGATGAGTATGAAGATGAAGTAATAGAACAAGAAGCAGCTGTAAAGGAAAATAATTACGACTATGATGAAAAAGTAAATAATAAGTCTAATAACAATAAAGTAGTAAATATACATACAGCTTCTTCAGTGAAGGTCGTTATTGTTAAGCCTAAAGATTATGATGAAGCTACCCAAATATGTGATGATTTAAAAAATAGAAAAATAGTTGTGGTTAATGTTACAGAATTGGAACCTAAAACAGCTCAAAGACTCCTTGATTTTATGGGAGGAGCAAGTTATGTTTTAAACGGTGAACTTTTAGAGGTTGATAAGGGAGTTTACTTATTGTCACCTTCAAATGTTGATATATCTAGAGATTTAAAAAATGACTTGGCGAGTAAAAGTATTTTTAACTGGTCAAAATAA
- a CDS encoding YggT family protein, with product MPMLIMAINSIFTILRWIIIFDAILSFIPNNSLYDIKELLGKVTTPLLMPFRRLQERIMPGLMVDFSPIAAFAVLSLIQRVIISIFIKFI from the coding sequence ATGCCTATGCTCATTATGGCTATTAATAGCATATTTACAATTTTAAGATGGATTATAATATTTGATGCTATACTATCTTTTATACCAAATAATTCTTTATATGATATAAAAGAACTTTTAGGCAAGGTAACTACACCGCTTTTGATGCCGTTTAGGAGGTTACAGGAAAGAATCATGCCGGGATTAATGGTCGATTTTTCACCAATAGCTGCCTTTGCTGTACTCAGTTTAATTCAAAGGGTTATTATTAGTATTTTTATAAAATTTATTTAG
- a CDS encoding DivIVA domain-containing protein — protein sequence MDINTKEFRRALRGFDTEEVDQFLDQVSENYEQLYKENSELREKTTILKEKLAHYEKIEDTIQNTLILAQNAAEQAKESAKTESDLILKNANDTAQRIIDKANQDVIKINDDYDNVKQQFMRFRAKYRNFMNSQLDMFNSLENDFENNYNVSSTEKLSEKEIEAVDEKVSSVEVDNRLEDVDKSFADDLEEVKKFFVK from the coding sequence ATGGATATAAATACTAAAGAATTTAGGAGAGCGTTAAGAGGATTTGATACTGAAGAAGTTGATCAGTTTTTAGATCAAGTTTCAGAAAACTATGAACAGCTTTATAAAGAAAACTCTGAGCTTAGAGAAAAAACTACTATATTAAAAGAAAAATTAGCTCATTATGAAAAAATCGAAGATACAATTCAAAACACTTTGATTTTAGCTCAAAATGCTGCAGAACAAGCAAAAGAGTCAGCAAAAACAGAGAGCGATTTGATACTTAAGAATGCTAATGATACAGCTCAAAGAATAATTGACAAAGCAAATCAAGACGTTATAAAAATAAATGATGACTATGATAATGTAAAACAGCAATTTATGAGATTTAGAGCTAAATATAGAAATTTCATGAATTCTCAGCTGGATATGTTTAATTCGCTTGAAAATGACTTTGAAAACAATTATAATGTTTCAAGTACTGAAAAGTTAAGTGAAAAAGAAATTGAAGCTGTAGACGAAAAAGTATCATCAGTAGAAGTTGACAATAGACTTGAAGATGTAGATAAAAGCTTTGCTGATGACTTAGAGGAAGTTAAGAAGTTTTTTGTGAAATAG
- a CDS encoding 5'-methylthioadenosine/adenosylhomocysteine nucleosidase: MTIGIIGAMDEELEILLKEMKMERKENKAQMVFNLGSLNDKNVVIVRCGIGKVNAAICTQILVDDFKVDAIINVGVAGGIGKDVLPGDIVIADSLVEHDMDATAFGDKVGQIPRMDTFDFKCDTKLVEIANKVCKSFENQKAHIGRIATGDQFVADIEKIKWLSSEFDAYACEMEGGSIAHTAYLNKIPFVVIRSISDNANNGAHMDYEKFLPIAIKNSSTILNNMISLL, translated from the coding sequence ATGACAATTGGAATTATTGGAGCCATGGATGAAGAGTTAGAGATCCTTTTAAAGGAAATGAAAATGGAAAGAAAAGAAAATAAGGCTCAAATGGTATTTAATTTGGGAAGCCTTAACGACAAAAATGTAGTTATAGTAAGATGCGGCATAGGAAAAGTAAATGCTGCAATTTGTACACAAATTTTAGTAGACGATTTCAAGGTAGATGCTATAATAAATGTAGGAGTAGCAGGTGGAATTGGAAAAGATGTACTTCCAGGAGATATTGTAATAGCAGATAGCCTCGTAGAACATGACATGGATGCTACAGCTTTTGGTGATAAGGTAGGACAAATTCCTAGAATGGATACTTTTGATTTTAAATGTGATACTAAATTAGTTGAAATTGCTAATAAGGTATGTAAAAGCTTTGAAAATCAAAAAGCACACATAGGAAGAATAGCAACTGGAGATCAATTTGTTGCTGATATAGAAAAAATAAAATGGCTAAGCAGCGAATTTGATGCGTATGCATGCGAAATGGAAGGCGGTAGTATAGCACATACTGCATATTTAAATAAAATTCCATTTGTGGTAATTAGGTCAATTTCTGATAATGCTAATAATGGTGCGCATATGGATTATGAGAAATTTTTACCGATAGCTATAAAAAATTCTTCTACAATATTAAACAATATGATAAGTTTGTTATAA
- a CDS encoding TraR/DksA C4-type zinc finger protein, with protein MDKKKLEYFNNKLTVEKENLIKIIRDMKKNQTVDANVEIASELSYYDNHPSDLAAEFNDIERGKASKKNEEALLKKIEKSMEQIKEGNYGICSSCGKPIGEERLEFVPYAENCIECQNKLNDSMPRDKNNRPPEEDVISYPFYDGNTRNAFDLEDSYEKVQEFDKIEKYEDFNDDDSEDEGYVESIEKISNSQYKDQLPD; from the coding sequence ATGGATAAGAAAAAGCTTGAGTACTTTAATAATAAACTTACAGTTGAAAAAGAAAACCTCATAAAAATCATTAGAGATATGAAAAAAAATCAAACTGTAGATGCTAATGTTGAAATAGCTTCAGAATTGTCTTACTATGACAATCATCCTTCTGATTTAGCAGCTGAATTTAATGATATTGAGAGAGGAAAAGCATCTAAAAAGAATGAAGAGGCCTTACTAAAAAAAATCGAAAAATCTATGGAGCAGATTAAAGAAGGTAATTATGGAATATGTTCCTCTTGTGGTAAGCCAATAGGTGAAGAAAGGCTTGAATTTGTACCATATGCAGAAAATTGTATAGAGTGTCAAAACAAGTTAAATGATTCAATGCCAAGAGATAAAAATAATAGGCCGCCAGAAGAAGATGTAATTTCATACCCATTTTATGATGGCAATACTAGGAATGCATTTGATTTAGAAGATAGTTATGAAAAAGTTCAGGAATTTGATAAAATAGAGAAATATGAAGATTTTAATGATGATGATAGTGAAGACGAAGGATATGTTGAATCTATAGAAAAGATAAGTAATTCTCAATACAAAGATCAACTTCCTGATTAA
- the lspA gene encoding signal peptidase II, protein MEILIVVAGILLDRLSKVWTLTQLKKVQQIPIIKNFFDLTYVENRGAAWGTFSGKTTILSLVTFIVLIAIVVYIIKYRPKSKLVRISLSLIISGAVGNLYDRVVYKYVVDFISFHYKDVYYYPVFNVADICVVLGTIILAIFIILKDDKKNEKI, encoded by the coding sequence GTGGAAATACTTATAGTAGTAGCTGGTATTTTGTTAGATAGGTTAAGTAAAGTTTGGACGCTAACGCAGCTGAAAAAAGTTCAACAAATACCAATTATAAAAAATTTTTTTGATTTAACTTATGTTGAAAATAGGGGAGCTGCTTGGGGAACTTTTAGTGGAAAAACAACAATACTTTCATTAGTTACTTTTATTGTACTTATAGCTATTGTAGTTTATATAATAAAATATAGACCCAAGAGTAAATTAGTAAGAATTTCATTAAGTTTAATAATTTCAGGAGCTGTTGGAAATCTATACGATAGAGTTGTCTATAAATACGTTGTTGATTTTATTTCATTTCACTATAAAGATGTTTATTATTATCCAGTGTTTAATGTTGCAGATATATGTGTTGTATTAGGTACTATAATACTTGCAATTTTTATTATATTAAAGGACGATAAAAAAAATGAAAAAATATAA
- a CDS encoding RluA family pseudouridine synthase yields the protein MKKYNFTVEEENENKRIDLYLAEEFQDMSRSHIQELIKKGKAFVNGKTVKSNYKLKAEEIVEFEIPDNEELEIEPENIPLDIVYEDKDIVVVNKVQGMVVHPAPGNYTGTLVNALLHHCKDLSGINGVLRPGIVHRIDKDTSGILVVAKNDVAHKNLAYQLKEHSMNRIYKALVEGVIKEDAGTIDKPLKRHPVERIKIGVFKDGRNAVTHYKTIERYKNNTLVECKLETGRTHQIRVHMAHILHPLVGDPVYGYKKQRFNLNGQMLHAQKLGFIHPTKGNYIEFESELPPYFKKIISILKNELK from the coding sequence ATGAAAAAATATAATTTTACGGTTGAAGAAGAAAATGAAAATAAGAGGATAGATTTATACTTGGCAGAGGAATTTCAAGATATGTCTAGATCACATATTCAGGAGCTTATAAAAAAGGGAAAGGCTTTTGTAAATGGTAAGACTGTAAAAAGTAATTACAAGTTAAAGGCTGAAGAAATCGTTGAGTTTGAAATTCCTGATAATGAAGAGCTTGAAATTGAACCTGAAAATATACCCTTAGATATAGTTTATGAAGATAAAGACATAGTTGTGGTAAATAAGGTCCAGGGAATGGTAGTACATCCCGCACCCGGAAATTATACTGGAACACTTGTAAATGCACTACTACATCATTGTAAAGATTTATCAGGCATAAATGGTGTATTAAGGCCAGGAATTGTACATAGGATAGACAAGGATACTTCAGGAATACTTGTTGTAGCTAAAAATGATGTGGCACATAAAAATCTTGCATATCAGCTTAAAGAACATTCTATGAATAGAATATATAAAGCGCTTGTTGAAGGTGTTATAAAAGAAGATGCTGGAACTATTGATAAGCCGTTAAAGAGGCATCCTGTAGAAAGAATAAAAATAGGAGTATTTAAAGACGGTAGAAATGCTGTTACACACTATAAAACCATTGAAAGATATAAAAATAATACTCTAGTAGAATGTAAGCTTGAAACAGGTAGAACACATCAGATAAGAGTGCATATGGCACATATACTGCATCCTTTAGTAGGTGACCCTGTGTACGGATATAAAAAGCAAAGATTTAACCTTAATGGTCAGATGCTTCATGCGCAAAAATTAGGATTTATTCATCCCACTAAGGGAAATTACATAGAATTTGAAAGTGAGTTGCCACCTTATTTTAAAAAAATAATAAGTATTTTAAAAAATGAATTGAAATGA
- the pyrR gene encoding bifunctional pyr operon transcriptional regulator/uracil phosphoribosyltransferase PyrR — MNLKARILDDKAMKRTLTRIAHEIIEKNRGIDDIILVGIKRRGIPIADRIADIIEEIEGKKVRVGKVDITLYRDDLTTVSSQPIVKGEEVYEDVKDKIVILVDDVLYTGRTCRAAIEAIMHIGRPKMIQLAVLIDRGHRELPIRADFVGKNVPTSKSELISVNVKEIDEDDSVNIYEL, encoded by the coding sequence ATGAATTTGAAAGCAAGAATTTTAGATGATAAAGCTATGAAAAGAACTCTAACTAGAATAGCACATGAAATCATAGAAAAAAATAGAGGTATAGACGATATAATTTTGGTGGGAATAAAAAGAAGAGGTATTCCTATAGCTGATAGAATAGCAGACATAATCGAAGAAATAGAAGGAAAAAAGGTTAGGGTTGGGAAAGTAGATATAACACTATATAGAGATGATTTGACAACTGTAAGTTCTCAACCAATAGTAAAAGGTGAGGAAGTATATGAGGATGTTAAAGATAAAATAGTTATACTTGTTGATGATGTGTTATATACAGGAAGGACATGTAGAGCAGCAATAGAAGCTATTATGCATATAGGAAGACCTAAAATGATACAGCTTGCAGTTCTTATAGATAGAGGTCATAGAGAACTTCCTATAAGAGCAGATTTTGTTGGAAAAAATGTGCCTACATCAAAAAGTGAATTGATATCAGTTAATGTAAAAGAAATAGATGAAGATGATTCAGTAAATATTTATGAATTATAA
- the uraA gene encoding uracil permease — translation MKNFIDVEEKLPIGKTIPLSFQHLFAMVGSTILVPILTHMSPAIGLFCSGIGTLLYILCTKAKLPAYIGSSFAFIGPMAVAAQNYGVNSMLSGVIAAGMVYIIVSTIIRFAGVKWLNRILSPVVVGSVVIVIGLGLASSAIGWAGLDPKQAIDPGVSRTAWIAVALFTLAVGVIGSMYFKGFLGVIPILVSIICGYALALVLGVVPEKTIHAILSASLIEIPPFMAPKFNINAMIIMAPVSFVTIAEHIGHVYVTNNVVGRDFTKDPGLHRSMLGDGLATMFAGFVGGPPNTTYGENIGVMAITKIYSVWVIGVAAVIAIILSFIGPVAAIIANMPKPVIGGVSILLFGIIASSGYRMFVDDKIDFSLKRNLIITSVIIVLGIGGASIKFQFKGSPIEISGVALATLVGIILNLVLPEKSLSEKEDEEKTA, via the coding sequence TTGAAGAACTTTATAGACGTAGAAGAAAAATTACCAATAGGAAAGACAATACCACTTAGTTTTCAACATTTATTTGCAATGGTAGGATCAACAATTTTAGTACCGATTTTAACACATATGAGTCCTGCTATAGGTTTATTCTGTAGTGGAATTGGAACACTTCTCTATATTTTATGTACAAAAGCTAAACTTCCAGCATACATAGGATCATCTTTCGCTTTTATAGGACCAATGGCTGTTGCAGCTCAAAACTATGGAGTAAATTCTATGCTTTCAGGAGTTATTGCAGCAGGTATGGTATACATAATAGTATCAACAATAATAAGATTTGCTGGGGTTAAGTGGCTTAATAGAATACTTTCACCAGTAGTAGTTGGTTCAGTTGTAATAGTAATAGGACTTGGTTTAGCATCAAGTGCTATTGGCTGGGCAGGGCTTGATCCTAAGCAAGCTATAGATCCAGGAGTATCAAGAACTGCATGGATAGCAGTAGCCTTATTTACACTTGCAGTAGGTGTTATAGGAAGCATGTATTTTAAAGGATTTTTAGGAGTTATTCCAATACTTGTGTCAATAATATGTGGATATGCACTTGCCCTAGTATTAGGAGTTGTACCAGAAAAAACAATTCATGCTATACTATCAGCTAGTTTAATAGAAATTCCGCCATTTATGGCACCTAAATTTAATATAAATGCAATGATAATTATGGCGCCTGTTTCATTTGTAACAATAGCAGAACATATAGGACATGTGTATGTAACCAATAATGTGGTAGGAAGAGATTTTACAAAAGATCCTGGACTTCATAGATCAATGCTTGGTGATGGATTAGCTACTATGTTTGCTGGTTTTGTAGGAGGACCTCCAAATACAACTTATGGTGAAAATATAGGAGTTATGGCGATAACTAAGATATACAGTGTTTGGGTAATAGGAGTAGCTGCTGTAATAGCAATAATATTATCCTTTATAGGACCAGTTGCTGCTATAATAGCAAATATGCCTAAACCAGTAATTGGTGGAGTTAGTATACTTCTATTTGGTATAATAGCATCCTCTGGTTATAGGATGTTCGTAGATGATAAGATAGATTTTTCACTTAAGAGAAATCTTATAATAACATCAGTAATAATAGTTCTTGGAATTGGTGGAGCATCAATCAAATTTCAATTCAAGGGTTCACCTATAGAAATATCAGGTGTTGCACTTGCAACTCTTGTTGGAATAATATTAAATCTTGTTCTTCCAGAAAAAAGCTTATCCGAAAAAGAAGATGAAGAAAAAACTGCATAA
- a CDS encoding glycogen/starch/alpha-glucan phosphorylase, with the protein MLVDKKTFKNDFKKKLMTLYAEDIDNSSKLHQYLALGSLIKEYSAQKWMNTNNQYAKESRKQVYYFSMEFLIGRLLGSNILNLDIYDICEEGLSELGINLEELQEVENDAGLGNGGLGRLAACFLDSMASLGIPGHGCGIRYDYGLFEQKIVDGYQVEIPDNWLRDGNVWEVRREDKAIVVKFGGEVIQTEKDGKLSFEHINYESVLAVPYDTPIIGYKNNTVNTMRLWRAETIDKDFDLESFSKGQYSKAVEHKYSIESISQVLYPDDTRIDGKILRLKQQYFFVSAGLKSIIRSYKKTGRPIEEIHNYIQVHINDTHPSIAVAEFMRILIDEENLPWDEAWKMTTEVMAYTNHTILAEALEKWSIELFKKLLPRVFMIIDEINERFCKEVFEKYNDLEKVHKMAIIADGSINMAYLAIVGSHSVNGVAKLHTEILKSRELHNFYEFYPEKFNNKTNGITHRRWLMKSNPRLCELITDTIGTKWIEAPEKLIDIIVYSEDENFKNKLHEIKQNNKIRFAEMVKAKYGISIDPNSIFDVQVKRLHAYKRQLLNVFNILNLYYKLKDDPNLDIVPRTFFFGAKAAPGYYLAKRTIKLINTVANLVNNDTTINGKIKVLFLENYSVSLAEKIIPCADVSEQISTTTKEASGTGNMKFMMNGAITIATLDGANVEIHEKVGDKNIVIFGMKKDEVMNYEKNKNYNAAYYYNNDPRIKRIVDSLIDGSLGVPKSEFEDIYKYLLANNDEFFVLKDFDDYVEAQNRINLLYKNQSKWLEMSAVNIAHSGDFSSDNTIKNYAKEIWHVNPVNIKLKKN; encoded by the coding sequence ATGCTTGTTGATAAAAAAACCTTTAAAAATGATTTCAAAAAAAAGCTTATGACGCTATATGCTGAGGATATAGATAACTCATCAAAGCTTCATCAATATTTGGCTCTTGGGAGTTTAATAAAAGAATATTCTGCTCAGAAATGGATGAACACAAATAATCAATACGCAAAAGAATCTCGAAAGCAAGTTTATTATTTTTCAATGGAATTCTTAATCGGAAGACTACTTGGAAGTAACATTTTAAATTTAGATATATACGATATATGCGAAGAAGGCCTTAGTGAATTAGGCATAAACTTAGAAGAACTGCAAGAAGTAGAAAATGATGCAGGACTTGGTAATGGTGGTCTTGGAAGACTTGCTGCTTGTTTTTTAGATTCAATGGCATCTCTTGGCATTCCAGGACACGGATGTGGTATACGATATGATTACGGTCTTTTTGAACAAAAAATAGTTGATGGTTATCAAGTAGAAATACCTGATAATTGGTTAAGAGACGGTAATGTTTGGGAAGTAAGACGTGAAGATAAAGCTATTGTTGTAAAATTTGGAGGAGAAGTTATTCAAACTGAAAAAGATGGCAAACTCTCCTTTGAGCATATAAATTATGAGTCAGTACTCGCTGTTCCTTATGATACTCCAATAATAGGATATAAAAATAATACCGTTAATACAATGAGACTGTGGCGTGCTGAAACCATTGATAAAGATTTTGACTTAGAATCTTTTAGTAAAGGACAATATTCAAAGGCTGTTGAACACAAATATTCCATTGAATCCATTTCCCAAGTTCTTTACCCTGATGACACTAGAATTGATGGTAAAATTTTAAGATTAAAACAACAATACTTTTTCGTATCTGCTGGTCTTAAAAGCATAATTAGAAGTTATAAAAAAACAGGACGTCCGATAGAAGAAATTCATAACTATATACAAGTACACATAAATGATACTCATCCTTCTATAGCAGTAGCTGAATTTATGAGAATATTAATTGATGAAGAAAATTTACCTTGGGATGAAGCTTGGAAAATGACTACGGAGGTTATGGCATATACAAATCATACAATACTGGCTGAAGCCCTTGAAAAATGGTCTATAGAACTATTTAAAAAGCTTCTTCCTAGAGTTTTTATGATTATAGATGAAATAAATGAGAGATTTTGCAAGGAAGTCTTTGAAAAGTACAATGATTTAGAAAAGGTCCATAAAATGGCTATTATAGCTGATGGTTCTATAAACATGGCATATTTAGCTATCGTTGGAAGCCACTCTGTAAACGGTGTTGCAAAACTGCATACTGAAATATTAAAATCAAGAGAGCTTCATAATTTCTACGAGTTTTACCCCGAAAAGTTCAACAATAAAACAAATGGTATAACCCATAGAAGATGGCTTATGAAATCAAATCCTAGACTTTGTGAATTAATAACTGATACAATAGGTACTAAATGGATTGAAGCCCCTGAGAAGCTTATAGATATAATTGTTTACTCTGAGGATGAAAATTTCAAAAATAAACTTCATGAGATTAAGCAAAACAATAAAATTAGATTTGCTGAAATGGTTAAAGCAAAATACGGTATATCAATAGACCCTAATTCAATATTTGATGTACAGGTAAAAAGACTTCATGCATACAAAAGACAGCTTTTAAATGTATTTAATATCCTTAACCTATACTATAAACTAAAGGATGATCCAAATTTAGATATAGTTCCACGAACCTTCTTCTTTGGAGCAAAAGCAGCACCTGGATATTATTTAGCTAAACGTACAATAAAGCTAATAAATACAGTAGCGAATCTAGTAAACAACGATACTACTATAAATGGGAAAATCAAAGTTCTATTTTTAGAAAATTACTCTGTTTCTTTAGCTGAAAAAATCATTCCTTGCGCTGATGTAAGCGAACAAATTTCAACAACCACAAAAGAAGCTTCTGGAACTGGAAACATGAAATTTATGATGAATGGTGCTATAACTATAGCTACTTTAGATGGTGCCAATGTTGAAATTCATGAAAAAGTTGGAGACAAAAATATAGTTATATTTGGAATGAAAAAAGATGAGGTTATGAATTACGAAAAGAATAAAAACTATAACGCTGCTTATTATTATAACAATGATCCTAGAATTAAAAGAATAGTTGATAGCTTAATAGATGGTTCCTTAGGTGTTCCAAAATCTGAATTCGAGGACATATACAAATATCTATTAGCAAATAACGATGAGTTCTTTGTATTAAAAGACTTTGATGATTATGTAGAGGCTCAAAATAGAATAAATCTATTGTATAAAAATCAAAGTAAATGGCTTGAAATGTCTGCAGTTAATATTGCACATTCTGGAGATTTTTCTAGTGACAATACCATTAAAAACTATGCAAAGGAAATATGGCACGTTAACCCTGTCAATATAAAGTTAAAAAAAAATTAA
- a CDS encoding nitrilase-related carbon-nitrogen hydrolase, producing the protein MRIALAQIDVFFENKEKTKNKCLKFIEEAKKNEVDLIVFPEMTLTGFSMNVVKIGEKSFDTVEWFKKMSLEFDICSGFGFVEASNDGKGKNNFSITSFSGNEILRYTKIHPFSYAGEDKYYSSGNTIKYCNIKEFTLSTFICYDLRFPEIFLEASRKAECIVVIANWPHERIGQWETLLKARAVETQSYIAAVNRVGTGEKIYYSGCSMIVSPYGETIISESINEKLLIADLDLNVVKECRDKFRYKKDRREKLYCEFFMKR; encoded by the coding sequence ATGAGAATAGCTTTAGCTCAAATTGATGTTTTTTTTGAAAATAAAGAAAAAACAAAAAATAAATGCCTTAAATTTATAGAAGAAGCAAAAAAAAATGAAGTGGATTTAATTGTTTTTCCGGAAATGACGCTTACAGGGTTTTCTATGAATGTAGTTAAGATAGGAGAAAAAAGTTTTGATACTGTAGAATGGTTTAAAAAAATGTCTCTAGAATTTGATATTTGTTCAGGGTTTGGCTTTGTAGAAGCTTCTAATGATGGAAAGGGAAAAAATAATTTTTCTATAACCTCTTTTTCAGGAAATGAGATTTTAAGATATACTAAAATTCATCCATTTTCATATGCTGGCGAAGATAAATATTATAGCAGTGGAAATACAATCAAGTATTGTAATATAAAAGAGTTTACACTTTCAACATTTATTTGCTATGATTTGAGGTTTCCAGAAATATTTTTAGAAGCATCTAGAAAGGCAGAGTGTATAGTAGTTATTGCTAATTGGCCCCATGAGAGAATAGGTCAGTGGGAAACCCTTTTAAAAGCTAGAGCAGTAGAAACTCAAAGTTATATTGCAGCCGTAAATAGAGTTGGCACAGGTGAAAAAATATATTATTCAGGTTGCTCTATGATAGTTAGTCCATATGGAGAAACCATAATTAGTGAAAGCATTAACGAAAAGCTTCTAATAGCTGATTTAGATTTAAATGTAGTAAAAGAATGTAGAGATAAATTTAGGTATAAAAAAGATAGAAGAGAAAAGCTTTATTGTGAATTTTTTATGAAAAGATAG